Proteins encoded in a region of the Vicia villosa cultivar HV-30 ecotype Madison, WI linkage group LG5, Vvil1.0, whole genome shotgun sequence genome:
- the LOC131602010 gene encoding uncharacterized protein LOC131602010 — translation MSRKVYSESKSGKSSMPNAADYHQEIHKNEEDIALKSYRSRHKHGNHGREYEDEMVKYMSNLPGYLQRGREESRDKVLNVGVLDWNRLEQWKNSRKDASHRNRRSSSSNNDSSSVLKDGLSGHSSKDQGTILRQSLKSHFMASSIQDHSQAVKSSRRSIGHCQDFRGSIGNIDTKDHPNRRLKEFNREYLDPHIDKESGIMRNEKLHKAASSAMLEMRTRDSGTGKRVEKLNEPNIDNVVQSMLRKREPFVLNLPTKSEDHSLSFLAQKSEDHTRLSFSEQPKEFFRKELNHDISHSGSLPDELSCNDSQDKGSACSSTDLESFKLPASTFSSPASTPSSPLSVRVEISPPKSRKAEEMKQTTAKISSANVPLHEVDQKVTSEKSRSSSPFRQSSIGYSSRGSACKETGHVRHQSSITAAEYNADNVRGCGNLNISGNDKPGDAGRSRTSPLRRLLDPLLKPKTAKFSHSMDSSQKDSLSTNKNYRSANARFSTLHPIKEVDRDHKDGCSAVKTADSSRDKKHSPSTTQALLRIAVKNGLPLFTFAVNQIDGNILAAKVKNLGGGSGKDECNRFYTFLTFSEVKKKNGSWMSKAGRCKEPDYVPQVVAQMKASDLHYYDLTGQNCMDSSTVKEFVLFSVKLGQGDAQDADYQPNDELAAITVKIPKAISFINNQHHSSCHSDSHDVVQATVVLPGGVHSFPSKGGPSSLLERWKSGGSCDCGGWDLACKLKILASENQASRKPWSSKSHFADYQFDLFVQGNEQDPCPAFSLTPLENGMSSVAFDSSLSLLQAFAICIALVDSKLPCELSGSRNSIEGKNQKETLSSQTEELKAFGKLQDIPTSYVSNPPVSPVGRV, via the exons TCTAGAACAATGGAAGAACAGCCGTAAAGATGCATCACATAGAAATAGAAGGAGTTCGTCATCAAACAATGATTCCTCTTCTGTATTAAAAGACGGTTTATCTGGTCATTCTAGCAAAGATCAAGGGACAATATTGCGTCAGTCGCTGAAATCTCACTTTATGGCGTCTTCGATTCAAGACCATTCTCAAGCTGTTAAATCCTCTAGAAGAAGTATTGGACACTGTCAGGATTTTAGAGGTAGCATCGGTAATATTGACACGAAGGACCATCCTAATAGAAGACTGAAAGAATTCAACAGGGAATATTTGGATCCGCATATTGATAAGGAAAGTGGCATCATGCGAAATGAGAAATTGCACAAAGCAGCGTCAAGTGCTATGCTAGAAATGCGTACTAGAGATAGTGGAACGGGAAAAAGAGTAGAGAAATTGAATGAACCAAATATTGATAATGTTGTGCAAAGTATGCTAAGAAAAAGAGAGCCGTTTGTTCTTAATTTGCCTACAAAGTCAGAAGATCATTCACTATCATTCTTAGCTCAGAAGTCAGAAGATCATACTCGATTGAGCTTTTCAGAACAGCCGAAGGAATTCTTTCGTAAAGAACTAAATCATGATATTTCGCATTCCGGTTCACTTCCAGATGAACTTAGCTGTAATGATTCTCAAGATAAAGGTTCTGCTTGCAGTTCCACAGATTTGGAAAGTTTCAAACTTCCTGCTTCTACTTTTTCATCGCCAGCATCTACTCCCTCATCACCTTTATCAGTCAGAGTAGAAATAAGCCCGCCCAAATCTAGAAAAGCTGAAGAAATGAAACAAACCACGGCCAAAATTTCATCTGCGAATGTGCCTCTACATGAAGTAGACCAAAAAGTAACATCTGAAAAGTCAAGAAGCTCTTCACCTTTTCGTCAATCAAGCATCGGCTATTCAAGTAGAGGTTCTGCTTGTAAAGAGACTGGACACGTGCGGCATCAGAGCTCTATAACAGCTGCTGAATATAATGCCGACAATGTGAGAGGTTGTGGTAACTTAAACATTTCAGGAAATGATAAACCTGGTGATGCTGGTAGAAGCAGGACGAGCCCTTTAAGGAGGTTACTGGATCCATTGCTGAAACCAAAGACGGCTAAGTTCAGTCACTCCATGGACTCATCTCAGAAAGATTCCTTGTCAACTAATAAGAATTATAGGTCAGCTAATGCGAGATTTTCAACTCTACATCCAATCAAAGAAGTGGATAGGGACCATAAGGACGGTTGTAGTGCAGTTAAGACCGCCGATTCTTCAAGGGACAAGAAGCACTCTCCATCAACGACTCAAGCTCTTCTGAGAATTGCTGTGAAGAATGGTTTGCCTCTTTTTACATTTGCTGTTAACCAAATTGACGGTAACATTCTTGCAGCCAAAGTGAAGAACTTAGGCGGCGGCTCTGGAAAAGACGAATGCAATCGCTTCTATACCTTTTTAACCTTTAGCGAGGTTAAGAAGAAGAATGGAAGTTGGATGAGTAAAGCAGGCAGATGCAAAGAACCTGATTACGTTCCCCAAGTTGTGGCTCAAATGAAGGCTTCTGATTTGCATTATTATGATTTAACCGGCCAGAATTGTATGGACTCCTCTACCGTGAAagagtttgttttgttttctgtAAAGCTCGGGCAAGGCGATGCCCAGGACGCCGACTATCAGCCAAATGATGAACTTGCTGCTATAACCGTCAAAATACCTAAGGCTATCAGTTTCATTAACAATCAACATCATAGCAGTTGCCACAGTGATAGTCATGACGTCGTCCAAGCAACAGTTGTGCTCCCAGGTGGGGTTCATAGTTTTCCAAGTAAAGGCGGACCTTCATCACTACTAGAGCGCTGGAAATCCGGGGGATCATGTGACTGCGGCGGCTGGGATTTGGCTTGCAAACTTAAAATTCTTGCTAGTGAAAATCAAGCCAGTAGAAAACCATGgtcatccaaatctcattttgcaGATTATCAATTCGATCTTTTTGTTCAG GGGAACGAACAAGATCCGTGCCCAGCATTCAGCTTAACCCCCTTAGAAAATGGTATGAGTTCCGTAGCCTTTGACTCGTCGCTCTCACTTTTGCAAGCATTCGCCATTTGCATTGCCTTAGTTGATAGCAAGTTGCCCTGTGAGCTTTCTGGATCAAGAAACTCCATTGAAGGAAAAAACCAAAAGGAAACACTATCCTCGCAAACCGAAGAACTAAAGGCTTTTGGTAAATTACAGGACATTCCTACCAGTTATGTTTCTAATCCACCAGTTTCTCCTGTTGGTAGGGTCTAA